The nucleotide sequence GCCGCCTGCGAAGGAACCAAGCGGGTGGGTTGGCCGGCGTATCCCAAGATCGGCTTCATCGAGACCTTGCAGACGGCCAAGAACCAGCCGCACTACAAGACGCCGATTTCGGGCAAGAACCGCGGCCGCGGCATCGCGGCCGGCTTTTGGTTCAACATCGGGCTGAAGAGCAGCGCCTCGGCCAGCGTCAATCCCGACGGCACGGTGACGCTGGTCGAAGGCTCGACCGACATCGGCGGCACGCGCACCAGCGTGGCCATGCAGTTGGCCGAGACGCTGGGCATTGCGGCCGAGGACGTCAAGCCGCAAGTGGCCGACACCGACAGCGTGGGCTATACCGACGTCACCGGCGGCAGCCGCGTGACCTTCGCCACCGGGATGGCGGCCTATCAGTGTGGTCTCGACATCCGCCGGCAAATGCGTGAGCGTGCGGCGACTCTTTGGGAATGCGAAGCCCAGGAAGTGAACTTCGAGGACGGCACGTTCCGCCACAACGGCGAGTCGATCACCTTCAAGCAGTTGGCCGGCCGGTTGAACGAGACCGGCGGCCCGGTGCAGGGCCGCGCCGCCGTCGATCCGGAAGGTCCGACCAACGGCTTCGGCGTGAGCATCGTGGACGTCGAGGTCGATCCCGACACCGGCAAAACGACGGTGCTGCGGTACACGGTGTTGCAAGACGCCGGCAAGGCGATTCACCCCAGCTACGTGGAGGGTCAGATGCAAGGCGGCACGGTGCAGGGCATCGGCTGGGCCTTGAACGAGGAGTATTTCTTCGACGACCGGGGGCGGATGCGCAACGCCAGCTATCTCGACTATCGCATGCCGACGGCACTTGATCTGCCGATGATCGACACGGTGATCGTGGAGGTGCCCAATCCGGCGCATCCTTATGGCGTGCGGGGCGTGGGTGAGACGCCGATCGTGGCTCCGCCCGCCGCCGTCGCCAACGCCATCTATCACGCCACCGGCGTGCGGATGTTCGAGCTGCCGATGTCGCCGCCAAAGGTCTGGGCGGCGCTGGTCAAGAAAAACGTGTAGGGTGGGACCAGCGAGCTCGCGAGCGCCGGCCCACCGTAAACGACTGTGACGTGCCATGGCCATCGTGTACATCCCGACGCAACTGCGCCCGCTCACCGGCGGCATCGAATGCGTGGTAGTTCCGGGCACGAACCTTCGGCAGGTCATCGCCGCGCTCGACGCGGCGCATCCCGGTTTAGGAGCTCGTCTGTGCGGCGACGACGGCATTTCGCCGGGACTGGCGGTGTCGATCGACGGCGCCTTTACCAACCGCGGCCTGTTGGCCAAGGTGGGGCCCGACAGCGAAATCCACTTCCTACCGGCGATTGGCGGCGGCTGACGGGTGCCATTGAAATGGCCGCGCCGTAATGCGCATAATGGCAGCGCCCGCACAGAATGGCTGACAGCAGGCTTACCATGCTGATTGACGTCGCCACAACTCCGCAGATCGAGGTCTATCGCCTGCTGACCGATGTCGTCACTCCTCGGCCGATCGCCTGGGCAACGACGGTCGATGCGGACGGCCGCGTCAACTTGGCGCCGTTCAGCTTCTTTAACGCCTTCGGGGCCAACCCGCCGGTGGTCGTCTTTTCGCCGACCTTGCGGCGCGACGGCTCGAAGAAGGACACGCTGCTCAACGTCGAGGCCACAGGAGAGTTCGTGATCAACGCCGCCGTGGAGGCACTGGCGGAGAAGGTCAATCAGACGTCGGCGGAACTGCCCCACGGCGAAAGCGAGGCCGAGCTGGCCAAGCTGACACTCGTTCCCGCGGTTAAAGTCAAACCTCCGCGCGTCGCCGAATCGCCGGTACAACTTGAGTGTCGCGTCTTGCAGATCGTGCCGGTTGGACAAGGGCCGATGTCGGGCAATCTGGTGATCGGCGAGGTGCTGTTGCTGCA is from Pirellulales bacterium and encodes:
- a CDS encoding MoaD/ThiS family protein translates to MAIVYIPTQLRPLTGGIECVVVPGTNLRQVIAALDAAHPGLGARLCGDDGISPGLAVSIDGAFTNRGLLAKVGPDSEIHFLPAIGGG
- a CDS encoding flavin reductase family protein → MLIDVATTPQIEVYRLLTDVVTPRPIAWATTVDADGRVNLAPFSFFNAFGANPPVVVFSPTLRRDGSKKDTLLNVEATGEFVINAAVEALAEKVNQTSAELPHGESEAELAKLTLVPAVKVKPPRVAESPVQLECRVLQIVPVGQGPMSGNLVIGEVLLLHVDDGLFAPDGRVDPAKLRTIARLGGDWYARTSDLFEMRRPSIG